A window of Methanooceanicella nereidis genomic DNA:
ATTTTTTCAGGTCTCCGGGATGATTAACGTCGGAAACGCTAAGGATATTCAATACATCCTGGGCCATTACGCTCATTTTCATTTCCGAGGTCTTTTCGGTTTGGGGGGAAACGAACGTAATGGAACCCAGGACGAAAGACAAAGTAATAATCATAATAACGGAAGCAACTATGCCTTCGATCGTGTATAACTGGGCAGAATCATCTTTGAGAAGGAATATCTTTACCATGACCACACCTTCAGTTTAAGTATGCCCGGAGAGTAAAGGCTCCAGTAATACGGATTAGTTTCTTCGAAATACTGAGCGCCGGACGGGAAACTGCCCGGGCTCATCGATGTCGCTATTATCATCCTGATGACGGACATATCTTTTATCGTGGATCCCGGAATGACCAGGTCTATAACATCATCGCTATCATATGTGACGACGTAATAATTTCCGGCTACCGGCTGCAATACGCCATTTTTATAGACTTTGAACTTATCCGGGGTCATGCTCGGAAAAGTGATATTATAGGCGGTCATTACCTGCTGGATCCCGAAGTTAATGGCGGTTCCCGTTGAATTTTGTATGGTGATCGTCACGTTATTATCATATTTTTTTAAGGGATCGACTATTAGCTCCAGGTTCGAATTTCCTGTCGTTTTAGCCCCGTCTATCAAAAGCCTCTTTCCCTCGTCGATAAGAACGTTCCTTTCCATATATTCGACATTATAATTGCCGGGCGTCGGCCCTTTAAGTAAAAGAGTCATATTTCCTGAAGGCGTCATTTTTTCTATAGTCAGGTTATAATCGTAAACAATAGAATTATTCAGTCCCAGCTTATCCCTGGACAGATCATATGAGATGCTCTTATTAAGAGCCGCTATCTTCTTTTTTGACAGCACGTTCGGTATTGTTTTATCTACGGCAAGCCCGATACGGGTAACGTTCGCCAGGTTCTCCTGATCTTCCCATGATATGTCGCTCCTTGCAGGAGAAACGCTTGTGTTAGTATACCAGCCCGGGTCTTCGGCCAGTATACAGCTTGTTCGGTAGATGACTGAGCCCAGGTCGACGGAATTTGTCTGGTAAGGTATGAATATGCCGGGAATAGAGTATGCGAGGAACAGGAATGCCATTAAGAACACACCGACCCCTATCAGGAAATCAACGTTCATCGAAGCCCTATCATTATACGTGAATGGTGTTTCTGCCGGCATTCTAGTAACCTCTAATCTATCTTCATATCAATGTCATACCTGACTATCATGACACGCTTCACATTGCCAAGCGTGGCATTTACCCAGCCGTCCGATGATGGCTGTATCGTCATCACGGGAGTGAAATCGTTGGTAAAATATGATTTCCAGGCATCGGTGGCATTTGTCATGACGCATATCTCGACTGTGTTCTCCGGCCCGGAGATGTCTATAAGTTCGGAGCCGGAATATTTCATCTGTATGGAGCATAGCGCAGAGTTACCCACAGCTGCTCGCTCTCCCTTAAGATCGATGACAGTGATCATCAGTGTCTTCGAATCAGGGGAATAATACATCCTCGGAGGCTTTGACATGATAGAGGATATTGAGTACTCCTCTACGATCGCGCCGTTCTCCAGAGAGATCGCCCGGTCGTTGCGGCTCGATTCGAACCGTACGGAGCCATAATTGCCGCTATAGATCGGGACTGCGCCGCCTGAAGGAAATTTAACGACAAGCATATTATCGTCGGGCTCCAGTCTCAGAGAACCCATATCAAATTTTATCCGGGTAGTTTTCACCGGGGAGGATTCCAGCGCGGTCTTCGTAAGATCGCTGGCAAGGACGTTGAAGCTCTGCTCTACACCCTGAAAGCTTGTGCGCGCCTCAGTATCCTTTATTACCTGATCCCCGCTGACGAGGACGATGCCGATGCAGGTTATGACCATACCGAAGATTATCACGTAGCCTATAGCCTCTGACACGGCTCTTTCATCACTAAATAATCCCATCATTCCATACCACCTATCTTGAGCTGTACCTTATCGTATGCAGGGCGTTCAAGCTGCTTGTGTTCCCGCTTACAGGTATAGTCGAGTTCACGCCGTTCAGGGTGAGCGTAACATAGATACCGTTCTCAATGCTGTACACTGTGACTTCTTTATCGAGACCGTTAGGGCTTGTCTGTATGCCCACATTATAATGATATCCGGCAACATCGGTCGGAATATAAAAGTTGGTCCTTATGGAGCCGTTATCAGGTGCGACCAGATAGGTATCGATAAGCTTTGTATCGACGTCATTTCCGATGTCTACGAACTGGTTCTGGCACACGGTCCTTTTCGGAGTATCGATGAACATTGATTGTGACATTGTGATGAATACGGTAAAGATAAACATCGCGAGCATGAATGTAATAATATACTCTGTGACGATGTTTACACCGTCGTCATTTCGTAATAACATCCTGCCGGAAATTTTAAGCACCCCATACGATCAGGTTATAGTTTTCCGAGTAGCTTGTATCTCCGTCCAGGTAACTGATGGCCAGCGTAGCGTT
This region includes:
- a CDS encoding DUF7287 family protein → MPAETPFTYNDRASMNVDFLIGVGVFLMAFLFLAYSIPGIFIPYQTNSVDLGSVIYRTSCILAEDPGWYTNTSVSPARSDISWEDQENLANVTRIGLAVDKTIPNVLSKKKIAALNKSISYDLSRDKLGLNNSIVYDYNLTIEKMTPSGNMTLLLKGPTPGNYNVEYMERNVLIDEGKRLLIDGAKTTGNSNLELIVDPLKKYDNNVTITIQNSTGTAINFGIQQVMTAYNITFPSMTPDKFKVYKNGVLQPVAGNYYVVTYDSDDVIDLVIPGSTIKDMSVIRMIIATSMSPGSFPSGAQYFEETNPYYWSLYSPGILKLKVWSW
- a CDS encoding DUF7289 family protein, encoding MMGLFSDERAVSEAIGYVIIFGMVITCIGIVLVSGDQVIKDTEARTSFQGVEQSFNVLASDLTKTALESSPVKTTRIKFDMGSLRLEPDDNMLVVKFPSGGAVPIYSGNYGSVRFESSRNDRAISLENGAIVEEYSISSIMSKPPRMYYSPDSKTLMITVIDLKGERAAVGNSALCSIQMKYSGSELIDISGPENTVEICVMTNATDAWKSYFTNDFTPVMTIQPSSDGWVNATLGNVKRVMIVRYDIDMKID